GCACATCTACGCCTCGTCCGGCCTTTGGACGCAAGCGGTCGACTCCATGGACCGAGCCACGCGGGTCGAGAAGAAGTTCATGGCGCAGTACGGCTTCCTCCCCCACGAATCGTGGAATTACGCCCACAACCAGGACTATCTGATTTCCAACCTGGGCTACGTGGGCCGGATCAGCGAAGGGCTGCGGCTTGCGCGAGAACTGCTCGACGTTCCCCGCGATCCGAAGGGGAACACCGCGACGGGGTACGGTCCTGCGGGCAACGGCCGCTTCGACACGATGCGGATGAATGTGCGCGGGGAGCGCTGGGATTCGATCCTGGCCGCCGCCTCCCAAGAGGATTCCGAAGAGCTACCGCGGCAGAAGTCGTGGCGCCAGTACGCCCAAGCTCTCGCCGAGATGGGGAAGGGTCGACTGGACGCCGCCGAAGTGCTGGTGAAGGCTCTGGAGGAGAGCAAGCCTTCGGGGAACGTGAACAAGTGCGCTCTGCTCGAGGTTCGTGGGCGTCTCGCCGTGATGCGGGGGCGCACAGAGGAGGGATTGGCCGACCTGCGCGAGGCCGCCAAGATCGAGGACGAGAAGCTCGTCGCCAACGACCCGCCGGCCTATCCAAGGCCCCTCTACGAATCGCTTGCATGGGCGTTGATGCAGGCCGGGAGGTGGGACGAGGCGGAAAGCGTCCTCGCCAAAGTGCTCGAAGAGGAACCCGAGAACGGGTTTGCGCTCGCCCAACGGGCCGAGGTGTTGTTGCGGCTGGATCGAAAGGAGGCGTCCCAGCGTGTCCTGGACAAGTTGGCGGGAGTGTGGCGGTACGCCGACGCCGATTTGCCCGCGTTGCGGCGGCTGCTCGCGGCTTGCGACGGCTCGGGGCTGTCGATGCCGACGCCCGTGCCCTACGTCGCAGACGCGGAGCGCGAGTCCTACGGGCCGAACGCGTGGGAGCCTCCCCTGGCGCCGGCCTTCGAACTGAAGCACACCTCGGGCGTCGAGTGTGGTTTGGAGCAGAGCCCCGGTGGAGGGGTCGTGCTCCACGGCCAACCGGGGCTGCCCAACGCCAGCGGCCGTTATCTCGTGCTCGTGTTCTATCTCGGTGGCGAGTGCGAGCATTGCGTGGAGCAGCTTCGGACCTTCCAAGCCGAGCACGAGAAGCTCGAGGCCGCCGGTGCGGTGCTTTGGGCGGTCACTCCCGAGGCGTGGGACGGCGCTCCGCAGATGTGGAAGGACGATCCCGCCTATCCGGCGATCCTCAGCGATCCGGGCGGCAAGATTGCCGCACTGTACGGCGCACGGGACGAGTTCGAGGATCTCCCGCTGCACGCGACCGTGCTCGTCGATCCGGCGGGCCGGATCCGCTGGCGCAATGTGGGGAGCGAGCCGTTCACGGACGTGAAGTTCCTCATCGGCGAGATCGAGCGGCTCAAAGCCCGGAGCGGCGCTTAGAAGACGATGACCCTTCGCGCCCCTTCGCCCGCGAGCATCTCCGCGTAGGCCTCGTTGATCTGGTCGAGTGCG
This genomic window from Fimbriimonadaceae bacterium contains:
- a CDS encoding redoxin domain-containing protein, with the translated sequence MSFAKVSAAGVALLVAVGVASAQNLSNPGNWRSTAKDLPEDNSHSHFGSAFNTGPRRHALPNPGAGGVHFPITTASPDAQAFFDQGLNLVYSFQWLEAERAFREGLQHDPECAMLYWGLAMTDSGRGKEFVEMAREKAGAITDRERRYIDALGLLFKGKSRNEGADENRAALKALMEAYPDDLDAKAMYAWTLPKKNPETMDGLLREVLAVNPLHPGANHYRIHLWDGVPDPRRALDSAANYTIAAPNVGHAQHMPGHIYASSGLWTQAVDSMDRATRVEKKFMAQYGFLPHESWNYAHNQDYLISNLGYVGRISEGLRLARELLDVPRDPKGNTATGYGPAGNGRFDTMRMNVRGERWDSILAAASQEDSEELPRQKSWRQYAQALAEMGKGRLDAAEVLVKALEESKPSGNVNKCALLEVRGRLAVMRGRTEEGLADLREAAKIEDEKLVANDPPAYPRPLYESLAWALMQAGRWDEAESVLAKVLEEEPENGFALAQRAEVLLRLDRKEASQRVLDKLAGVWRYADADLPALRRLLAACDGSGLSMPTPVPYVADAERESYGPNAWEPPLAPAFELKHTSGVECGLEQSPGGGVVLHGQPGLPNASGRYLVLVFYLGGECEHCVEQLRTFQAEHEKLEAAGAVLWAVTPEAWDGAPQMWKDDPAYPAILSDPGGKIAALYGARDEFEDLPLHATVLVDPAGRIRWRNVGSEPFTDVKFLIGEIERLKARSGA